A window from Trichomycterus rosablanca isolate fTriRos1 chromosome 21, fTriRos1.hap1, whole genome shotgun sequence encodes these proteins:
- the LOC134335590 gene encoding natterin-3-like: MKLFAVITLLQLGAFCVLTSGNPTSNLKAIVEKNVAAQKSPLLNPALEGKEPPPLSNNPVTEPLTPPELQDSLTYSHLFGDNVNLNWTKWEGSLPNGAVGIYNGYTKRTEYICKYNCEAGFYTPSKGPYCNYPYGNREYHAPEFDVLLNVDNFEFVEWKDDSYGSVPQNAVRTCGGVGIFVGKNKYGLGKVVPQFEAFFLPWEGDEYWYKKYQVLAINRNAYTQQISHVEYGIDEVELFQYPPETMRISSVANNDCQTVTKTVTISKTTEVETTWNIGRSTMLGVTGSITAKIPLIGTAGVEFTAEKTLQFNRGTTVIESLSHEVSVKLTVPPNHSCTARMEGRKMTADIPFKARLSRTYANGETQWTSVNGVYDGIQIGEVRAVVDRCEPIPDAKPCPAAAKTDKSTVKTANQ; encoded by the coding sequence cACCTCTTCTGAACCCTGCCCTAGAGGGTAAAGAACCACCTCCCTTGAGCAATAATCCAGTCACTGAACCCCTAACACCTCCAGAGCTGCAGGACTCCTTAACATATTCACACTTGTTCGGtgacaatgtcaatctgaaCTGGACCAAATGGGAGGGCTCTCTTCCAAATGGTGCAGTTGGCATCTACAATGGCTATACAAAGCGCACTGAATACATCTGCAAGTACAACTGTGAAGCAGGATTCTACACCCCCAGCAAAGGTCCATACTGCAACTACCCCTATGGCAATAGGGAATATCATGCCCCTGAGTTTGATGTCCTACTTAATGTAGACAATTTTGAGTTTGTTGAGTGGAAGGATGACTCATATGGTTCTGTTCCGCAGAATGCTGTGAGAACATGTGGGGGTGTTGGCATTTTTGTAGGCAAGAACAAGTATGGCCTTGGCAAAGTTGTACCTCAGTTTGAAGCTTTCTTTCTTCCATGGGAAGGTGATGAGTACTGGTACAAAAAATATCAGGTCCTGGCTATCAACAGAAATGCCTACACTCAACAAATCTCTCATGTTGAGTACGGTATTGATGAGGTTGAGCTTTTCCAGTATCCACCAGAGACCATGAGGATCTCCAGCGTTGCCAACAATGATTGTCAGACCGTTACTAAGACCGTAACCATCTCCAAAACCACAGAGGTGGAGACCACCTGGAACATCGGCCGCTCCACCATGCTCGGTGTTACGGGCAGCATCACTGCCAAGATCCCTCTGATTGGCACAGCTGGGGTGGAATTTACTGCAGAGAAGACACTGCAGTTTAATCGTGGCACTACTGTGATAGAAAGTCTCAGCCATGAGGTGTCAGTCAAGCTAACAGTGCCACCCAATCACTCCTGCACTGCACGCATGGAAGGTCGCAAGATGACTGCCGACATCCCCTTCAAGGCTAGGCTCAGCCGAACATATGCCAACGGTGAAACACAGTGGACCTCTGTCAACGGTGTGTATGATGGCATACAGATTGGGGAGGTCAGAGCAGTGGTGGACCGCTGTGAGCCAATTCCAGATGCCAAGCCATGTCCAGCAGCTGCAAAGACTGATAAAAGCACTGTGAAAACAgctaatcaataa
- the LOC134335597 gene encoding natterin-3-like, which translates to MRTALSLVLTVLLVCVPSLLSVPTPDLNGAKKVRLNPDLAEVVPPLNAWTPVVPSKSNPELVSEETQSSLSMFEESSSLKWETWNGTLPNGAVGIYNGYAKRTDYVCKFNCEAGFYNPDKGPYCNYPYADSEYSAIKFEILVNEDHFEFLEWKEDSYGSVPKHSVKTCPRLDIFVGKNKYGLGKVVTQHKAFFLPWEGKEYWYKSYDVLIINTDTYNQHISHVQYAVDQIKLFHHPPETIQMARATNYECSSITKTVLLEKSSTVERFWDIGRETRNGSTSTMTGKIPIINPDNVDFTKEQTVSFSKGTKIIETISHSMSVEVLVPPNHSCLVRMEARRMTADIPFTARLSRTYSNGNTHWTTITGTYDGVKIGEINAVVERCTPVPDSIPCQFESD; encoded by the exons ATGAGGACAGCACTATCTTTAGTGTTGACTGTACTGCTGGTTTGTGTGCCATCACTGCTCTCTGTCCCCACCCCAGATCTCAATGGTGCAAAAA AGGTCAGACTAAACCCTGACTTGGCGGAGGTGGTCCCGCCCCTTAATGCCTGGACTCCAGTGGTACCTTCCAAATCAAACCCAGAGTTAGTCTCTGAGGAGACACAAAGCTCACTGTCCATGTTTGAAGAAAGTAGCAGCTTAAAGTGGGAAACCTGGAATGGCACACTTCCAAATGGGGCTGTAGGCATCTACAATGGCTACGCTAAACGCACGGATTATGTGTGCAAGTTCAACTGTGAGGCTGGTTTCTACAACCCAGACAAAGGTCCGTATTGCAACTACCCATATGCAGATTCTGAGTACAGTGCCATTAAGTTTGAGATCTTGGTCAATGAGGACCACTTTGAGTTCTTGGAATGGAAAGAAGACTCCTATGGTTCTGTGCCCAAACATTCAGTAAAGACATGCCCAAGACTTGACATCTTCGTTGGCAAGAACAAATATGGGTTGGGCAAGGTTGTCACTCAGCACAAGGCCTTCTTCCTGCCTTGGGAGGGCAAGGAGTACTGGTACAAGAGTTATGACGTGCTGATTATTAACACTGACACATACAACCAGCATATCTCCCATGTGCAGTATGCTGTTGACCAGATCAAACTGTTCCATCACCCTCCTGAGACCATCCAAATGGCCAGAGCCACCAACTATGAATGCTCCAGCATTACAAAGACAGTCCTCTTAGAAAAGTCCAGTACTGTGGAAAGGTTTTGGGATATTGGCAGAGAGACTCGCAATGGGTCCACTTCAACCATGACTGGAAAGATCCCAATCATCAACCCAGACAATGTAGACTTTACCAAGGAACAGACTGTGAGTTTTTCTAAGGGGACCAAGATAATTGAGACTATTAGCCATTCTATGTCTGTAGAAGTCTTAGTACCTCCCAACCATTCATGCCTAGTGAGGATGGAAGCTAGAAGGATGACTGCTGATATCCCATTCACAGCCCGCCTAAGTCGTACATACAGCAATGGTAACACCCACTGGACCACTATTACTGGGACGTATGATGGTGTGAAGATCGGAGAAATTAATGCTGTGGTGGAACGCTGTACGCCTGTTCCTGATTCCATTCCATGCCAGTTTGAAAGTGACTAA